A window of the Microbacterium sp. AZCO genome harbors these coding sequences:
- the pheT gene encoding phenylalanine--tRNA ligase subunit beta — MRVPLSWLREYVDVPVDASPEDVLEALVSVGFEEEDVHRFDLQGPIVVGEVLEFVEEPQSNGKTIRWCQVRVAPDGELAADGGPAVHGIVCGARNFFAGDKVVVTLPGAVLPGPFPIAARKTYGHVSDGMIASAKELGLGDEHSGILRLVELGIDAPVGTDAIALLGLDDVAVDINVTPDRGYALSVRGVAREYSHATGADFRDPGLREWGELQHPASGFTVTVDDANPIRGRVGASEFAVRVVRDVDPTKPTPAWMVARLTLAGTRSLGVLIDITNYVMLELGQPIHGYDLDKLQGGITVRRAAAGEKLETLDGKVRTLHAEDLLITDASGPIGLAGVMGGGTTEMSDATRNVLIEAATFDTVSIARTARRHKLPSEASRRFERGVDPLIPFVAARRVADLMVEFAGGTLDLEVGGALFATVTQEAISLPKPFTAGLIGVDYTADEIVTALEKIGCRVDDASSSSEVDAWSVTPPSWRPDLTDKWTLAEEVARIEGYDRIPSVLPLPPSGRGLTPAQQGRRRVANALAAAGYVETPSFGFTTEEQNDLHGSPSGEHLPSIKLANPLDGQAPFLRRTLVPGLLQVAHRNLSRGFTDLSLFESGTVFLPEPGVQYGTSFVPSLAVRPDASTLAELDASIPPQHLHVAVLLTGGVIAKQPGQAPVAADLSDALDAVRVIAAAAGVSIDVAQGERAALHPGRTGVLSVHGTEVGYVGEVLPAVAEASDLPGRVYVAELDLDLVLSLASEKVVAASLSTFPAATQDVSLVLPADVPAAAARAALVEGGGELLESARLVDDYRGQGVPEGSKSLTFALRFRAADRTLTAAEATEAKLAGVGAAAERFGATLRE; from the coding sequence ATGCGCGTCCCGCTCTCGTGGCTGCGTGAATACGTCGATGTGCCGGTGGATGCCTCGCCCGAGGACGTTCTCGAGGCGCTCGTCAGCGTCGGGTTCGAAGAGGAGGACGTGCACCGCTTCGACCTCCAGGGCCCGATCGTCGTCGGCGAGGTGCTCGAGTTCGTCGAGGAGCCGCAGTCCAACGGCAAGACGATCCGCTGGTGCCAGGTGCGCGTCGCGCCGGATGGCGAGCTCGCGGCCGACGGCGGTCCCGCCGTCCACGGAATCGTGTGCGGCGCCCGCAACTTCTTTGCGGGCGACAAGGTCGTCGTGACGCTTCCCGGCGCGGTCCTTCCCGGCCCGTTCCCGATCGCGGCGCGCAAGACCTACGGACATGTCTCCGACGGCATGATCGCCTCGGCGAAGGAGCTGGGCCTCGGCGACGAGCACAGCGGCATCCTCCGCCTCGTCGAGCTCGGCATCGACGCGCCCGTCGGCACCGACGCGATCGCGCTCCTCGGACTCGACGATGTCGCGGTCGACATCAACGTGACACCCGACCGCGGCTACGCGCTGTCGGTGCGCGGCGTCGCGCGCGAGTACTCGCACGCGACAGGCGCGGACTTCCGCGACCCCGGCCTGCGGGAGTGGGGCGAGCTGCAGCATCCCGCATCCGGGTTCACCGTCACCGTCGACGACGCCAACCCGATCCGCGGCCGGGTCGGCGCGTCGGAGTTCGCCGTCCGCGTCGTGCGCGACGTCGACCCGACCAAGCCCACTCCGGCGTGGATGGTCGCGCGCCTGACGCTCGCGGGAACCCGCTCGCTCGGCGTGCTCATCGACATCACCAACTACGTCATGCTCGAGCTCGGTCAGCCGATCCACGGCTACGACCTCGACAAGCTGCAGGGCGGCATCACCGTCCGCCGCGCGGCGGCGGGCGAGAAGCTCGAGACGCTCGACGGCAAGGTCCGCACCCTCCACGCGGAGGACCTGCTGATCACGGATGCCTCGGGCCCGATCGGCCTCGCCGGCGTCATGGGCGGCGGCACGACCGAGATGAGCGACGCGACGCGGAATGTCCTCATCGAGGCCGCGACCTTCGACACGGTGTCGATCGCGCGCACGGCCCGCCGGCACAAGCTGCCGAGCGAGGCATCCCGTCGCTTCGAGCGTGGCGTCGACCCGCTCATCCCGTTCGTCGCAGCCCGCCGTGTCGCCGACCTCATGGTCGAGTTCGCGGGCGGGACGCTCGATCTCGAGGTCGGGGGAGCGCTCTTCGCGACGGTGACGCAGGAGGCGATCTCGCTCCCGAAGCCGTTCACCGCCGGCCTCATCGGTGTCGACTACACAGCCGACGAGATCGTCACGGCGCTCGAGAAGATCGGATGCCGCGTCGACGACGCCTCCTCGTCTTCCGAGGTCGACGCGTGGAGCGTGACGCCGCCGTCGTGGCGACCTGACCTCACCGACAAGTGGACGCTCGCCGAGGAGGTCGCCCGCATCGAGGGCTACGACCGCATCCCGTCGGTGCTGCCGCTGCCGCCGTCGGGCCGCGGTCTGACGCCCGCTCAGCAGGGCCGCCGCCGCGTCGCGAACGCGCTCGCCGCCGCCGGCTACGTCGAGACGCCCTCCTTCGGCTTCACGACGGAGGAGCAGAACGACCTGCACGGATCGCCGTCGGGGGAGCACCTGCCGTCGATCAAGCTCGCGAACCCGCTCGACGGCCAGGCTCCGTTCCTGCGGCGCACCCTCGTGCCGGGCCTGCTCCAGGTCGCCCACCGCAACCTGTCGCGCGGCTTCACCGACCTCTCGCTCTTCGAGTCGGGCACGGTCTTCCTTCCCGAGCCGGGCGTGCAGTACGGCACCTCGTTCGTGCCGTCTCTCGCCGTGCGACCGGACGCCTCGACTCTGGCCGAGCTCGACGCGTCGATCCCGCCGCAGCACCTGCACGTCGCAGTGCTGCTGACGGGCGGAGTCATCGCGAAGCAGCCGGGCCAGGCCCCGGTCGCCGCCGACCTCTCCGACGCGCTCGACGCCGTCCGGGTCATCGCGGCCGCGGCCGGCGTCTCGATCGACGTCGCCCAGGGCGAGCGGGCGGCGCTGCACCCGGGACGCACCGGCGTGCTCTCCGTCCACGGCACCGAGGTCGGCTACGTCGGCGAGGTGCTGCCGGCCGTCGCCGAGGCATCCGATCTCCCCGGCCGTGTGTATGTCGCCGAGCTCGATCTCGACCTCGTCCTCTCCCTGGCGAGCGAGAAGGTCGTCGCCGCGTCGCTCTCGACCTTCCCCGCCGCGACGCAGGACGTGTCGCTCGTGCTCCCGGCCGACGTGCCGGCCGCCGCCGCGCGGGCCGCGCTCGTCGAGGGCGGAGGGGAGCTGCTCGAGTCGGCGCGCCTCGTCGACGACTATCGCGGTCAGGGTGTGCCCGAGGGCTCGAAGAGCCTGACGTTCGCGCTGCGCTTCCGCGCCGCCGATCGCACGCTCACGGCGGCCGAGGCGACCGAGGCGAAGCTCGCCGGTGTGGGCGCTGCCGCGGAGCGATTCGGCGCGACGCTCCGCGAGTAG
- a CDS encoding dienelactone hydrolase family protein: MAETIQLTAPDGGAFEVYVARPAGEPVGGLVLIHEIWGLVDHIREVADRFADEGWLVAAPDILSAVGVEPHLGAELFALLNDPDEEVRTAAQPRLRDALSGMRAPAYAEWATGALRSAVDWLDAQPDVDGRIAVTGFCFGGTYAFLLAASDDRIRAAVPFYGTAPDPDRMSQIQAPVLALYGEKDTPLIEALPTVKQAMADADVDFEAIVYPGAQHAFFNETGRRYSPEHAMEAWARVLEFLDERVAD; this comes from the coding sequence GTGGCCGAGACGATCCAGCTGACCGCACCCGATGGCGGCGCGTTCGAGGTCTACGTCGCACGCCCCGCGGGCGAACCCGTCGGCGGACTCGTCCTCATCCACGAGATCTGGGGCCTCGTCGACCACATCCGCGAGGTGGCCGACCGCTTCGCCGACGAGGGGTGGCTCGTCGCCGCGCCTGACATCCTCTCCGCGGTCGGGGTCGAGCCGCACCTCGGCGCCGAGCTCTTCGCCCTCCTGAACGATCCCGACGAAGAGGTGCGCACGGCGGCGCAGCCGCGGCTGCGCGATGCGCTCTCCGGCATGCGCGCGCCGGCCTACGCCGAGTGGGCGACGGGCGCGCTCCGGTCCGCCGTCGACTGGCTCGACGCCCAGCCCGACGTCGACGGCCGCATCGCCGTCACGGGCTTCTGCTTCGGCGGCACCTACGCGTTCCTCCTCGCGGCCTCCGACGACCGCATCCGCGCCGCCGTCCCGTTCTACGGAACCGCCCCCGACCCCGACCGCATGTCGCAGATCCAGGCGCCGGTCCTCGCCCTCTACGGCGAGAAGGACACTCCGCTCATCGAAGCGCTCCCCACGGTGAAGCAGGCGATGGCCGATGCGGACGTCGACTTCGAGGCGATCGTGTACCCGGGGGCGCAGCACGCGTTCTTCAACGAGACGGGCCGCCGGTACAGCCCCGAGCACGCGATGGAGGCGTGGGCCCGCGTGCTCGAGTTCCTCGACGAGCGCGTCGCCGACTGA
- a CDS encoding NAGSA dehydrogenase family protein, with translation MTYSVAVSGASGYAGGEILRILAAHPDVEIRTVTAHSNAGQPLIQHQPHLRSLAHLALEETKPEVLAGHDIVFLALPHGQSGQYTDALADAALVIDAGADHRLTSSADWDRFYGGAFHEPWAYGVPELPVAGGKQRQNLVGATRIAAPGCNASTVSLSLAPGVAAGVIDTSDIVTVLAVGPSGAGKSLKTHLLASELLGSANPYAVGGSHRHIPEIRQALAAAAAANSENHANLGSVGAESPNFAQSSGVHDASPDAGIRISFTPVLVPMARGILATSSAPIAPGATDDDIRGAWEAAYADETFVQLLPAGQFPRTADVIGANTALLGLAIDRDAHRVTVVAAVDNLVKGTAGAAVQSMNLALGLPEGRGLTVNGVAP, from the coding sequence ATGACATACTCGGTCGCCGTCTCCGGCGCATCCGGCTATGCGGGCGGTGAGATCCTGCGGATCCTCGCCGCACATCCCGACGTCGAGATCCGCACCGTCACGGCGCACTCGAACGCCGGACAGCCCCTCATCCAGCATCAGCCCCACCTCCGCTCGCTTGCGCACCTCGCGCTCGAGGAGACGAAGCCCGAGGTGCTCGCGGGGCACGACATCGTGTTCCTCGCCCTCCCGCACGGCCAGTCCGGTCAGTACACGGATGCCCTGGCCGATGCCGCCCTCGTCATCGACGCGGGCGCCGACCACCGGCTCACCTCCTCGGCCGACTGGGATCGCTTCTACGGCGGCGCCTTCCACGAGCCGTGGGCATACGGCGTGCCCGAGCTCCCGGTCGCCGGCGGAAAGCAGCGGCAGAACCTCGTCGGTGCGACGCGCATCGCGGCGCCCGGCTGCAATGCGTCGACCGTGAGCCTGAGCCTCGCCCCGGGGGTCGCGGCCGGCGTCATCGACACGTCCGACATCGTCACGGTCCTCGCCGTCGGCCCGTCGGGTGCGGGCAAGAGCCTCAAGACGCACCTCCTCGCGAGCGAGCTCCTCGGCTCCGCCAATCCCTACGCCGTCGGCGGCTCGCATCGGCACATCCCCGAGATCCGCCAGGCCCTCGCGGCAGCGGCCGCCGCAAACTCGGAGAATCACGCGAACCTCGGATCCGTCGGCGCAGAATCTCCGAACTTCGCGCAATCGTCCGGAGTTCACGACGCCAGCCCGGACGCCGGCATCCGCATCTCCTTCACGCCCGTCCTCGTGCCGATGGCCCGCGGCATCCTCGCGACCTCGTCCGCGCCGATCGCCCCAGGCGCGACCGACGACGACATCCGCGGCGCGTGGGAGGCGGCCTACGCCGACGAGACCTTCGTGCAGCTGCTGCCCGCCGGCCAGTTCCCGCGCACCGCCGACGTGATCGGCGCCAACACCGCGCTCCTCGGCCTCGCGATCGACCGCGACGCCCACCGCGTGACGGTCGTCGCCGCGGTCGACAACCTCGTCAAGGGCACGGCCGGCGCCGCCGTCCAGTCCATGAACCTCGCCCTCGGCCTCCCGGAGGGCCGGGGCCTCACCGTGAACGGAGTCGCCCCGTGA
- the argJ gene encoding bifunctional glutamate N-acetyltransferase/amino-acid acetyltransferase ArgJ: MSVTAPQGFEAAGVAVGLKSSGKPDVAVVVNRGPLKVGAAVFTSNRAKANPIIWSQQVIQDGTVEAIVLNSGGANCFTGTFGFQTTHQTAEKAAELLGVSAGDILVCSTGLIGTGDEVFRAKVLEGTEKGIAALSADGGVSASEAIMTTDSRAKRRIRTGDGWSIGGMAKGAGMLAPGLATMLVVLTTDAVLTAEEADAHLRAATRVSFDRLDSDGCMSTNDQVTLLVSGASGVTPDPDAFRAALADVCADLARQLQGDAEGAGHDITIQVVHAATEEDAVEVGRSVARNNLFKAAIFGNDPNWGRVLAAIGTTDAAFDPYDVDVWMNHVRVCSAGGPDQPREAVDLTPRATNLVIDLKVGEAEATILTNDLTHDYVHENSAYSS, translated from the coding sequence GTGAGCGTCACCGCACCGCAGGGATTCGAAGCCGCCGGGGTCGCGGTCGGGCTCAAGTCGTCGGGCAAGCCCGATGTCGCCGTCGTCGTCAACCGCGGACCGCTCAAGGTCGGCGCGGCGGTCTTCACGAGCAACCGCGCGAAGGCCAACCCGATCATCTGGTCGCAGCAGGTCATCCAGGACGGCACGGTCGAGGCGATCGTCCTCAACTCGGGCGGCGCGAACTGCTTCACGGGAACGTTCGGCTTCCAGACCACCCACCAGACGGCCGAGAAGGCCGCCGAGCTGCTCGGCGTGAGCGCGGGCGACATCCTGGTGTGCTCGACGGGCCTCATCGGCACGGGCGACGAGGTCTTCCGCGCGAAGGTGCTCGAGGGCACCGAGAAGGGGATCGCGGCGCTCAGCGCCGACGGCGGAGTCTCGGCCTCCGAGGCCATCATGACGACGGACTCCCGCGCCAAGCGCCGCATCCGCACGGGTGACGGCTGGTCGATCGGCGGCATGGCCAAGGGAGCCGGGATGCTGGCGCCGGGCCTCGCGACGATGCTCGTCGTCCTCACGACCGACGCGGTCCTGACCGCGGAAGAGGCCGATGCGCATCTGCGCGCCGCGACCCGCGTGAGCTTCGATCGACTCGACTCCGACGGCTGCATGTCGACGAACGACCAGGTCACCCTGCTCGTGAGCGGCGCGTCCGGTGTCACGCCCGATCCCGACGCGTTCCGTGCCGCGCTCGCCGACGTCTGCGCCGACCTCGCGCGACAGCTCCAGGGCGACGCCGAGGGCGCGGGCCACGACATCACGATCCAGGTCGTGCACGCGGCAACCGAGGAGGATGCCGTCGAGGTGGGACGCTCCGTCGCCCGCAACAACCTCTTCAAGGCGGCGATCTTCGGCAACGACCCGAACTGGGGCCGTGTGCTCGCGGCGATCGGCACGACCGACGCCGCCTTCGACCCGTACGACGTCGACGTGTGGATGAACCACGTGCGCGTGTGCTCCGCCGGCGGCCCCGACCAGCCGCGGGAGGCCGTCGACCTCACGCCCCGGGCGACGAACCTCGTCATCGACCTCAAGGTCGGCGAGGCCGAGGCGACGATCCTCACCAACGACCTCACGCACGACTACGTCCACGAGAACAGCGCGTACTCCTCATGA
- the argB gene encoding acetylglutamate kinase, whose product MSDLQQTDPGEASARAAMLIESLPWLRRFSDQIIVIKYGGNAMVSEELQDAFASDIAYLRYVGVKPVVVHGGGPQISSMLDRLAIPSEFKGGYRVTSTEAISVVRMVLTGQINPQLVAKINAHGPIAAGLSGEDAGLFGGRRRGVTIEGVEHDLGRVGDVVQVDPQPVLDQLAAGRIPVVSSIAPDLDNPGHSLNVNADAAASALAVALGAAKLVVLTDVPGLYADWPNRDSLVSHLTSTELRAMLPSLESGMIPKMSACLEAVEGGVDTAAIIDGRVPHSVLVEIFTSKGIGTEVVVG is encoded by the coding sequence ATGAGCGACCTGCAACAGACCGATCCGGGCGAAGCGTCCGCGAGGGCCGCGATGCTCATCGAATCGCTGCCCTGGCTCCGCCGCTTCAGCGACCAGATCATCGTCATCAAGTACGGCGGCAACGCCATGGTGTCGGAGGAGCTGCAGGATGCCTTCGCCTCCGACATCGCCTACCTCCGCTACGTCGGCGTCAAGCCGGTCGTCGTCCACGGCGGCGGCCCGCAGATCTCGTCGATGCTCGATCGTCTCGCGATCCCGAGCGAGTTCAAGGGCGGCTACCGGGTCACGTCGACGGAGGCGATCTCGGTCGTCCGCATGGTGCTGACCGGCCAGATCAATCCCCAGCTCGTCGCGAAGATCAATGCGCACGGCCCCATCGCCGCCGGTCTCTCGGGCGAGGACGCGGGGCTCTTCGGCGGCCGCCGCCGCGGCGTCACGATCGAGGGCGTCGAGCACGACCTCGGCCGGGTCGGCGACGTCGTGCAGGTCGACCCGCAGCCGGTGCTCGACCAGCTCGCGGCGGGCCGCATCCCGGTCGTCTCGAGCATCGCCCCCGACCTCGACAACCCGGGACACTCGCTGAACGTGAACGCGGATGCCGCGGCATCCGCTCTCGCTGTGGCGCTCGGCGCCGCGAAGCTCGTCGTCCTCACCGACGTTCCCGGGCTCTACGCCGACTGGCCGAACCGCGACTCCCTCGTCTCGCACCTGACCTCGACCGAGCTCCGCGCGATGCTGCCGTCGCTCGAGTCGGGGATGATCCCCAAGATGTCGGCGTGCCTCGAGGCCGTCGAAGGGGGAGTCGACACGGCGGCCATCATCGACGGCCGTGTGCCGCACTCGGTGCTGGTCGAGATCTTCACGAGCAAGGGAATCGGAACGGAGGTGGTGGTCGGATGA